In Gordonia phthalatica, one genomic interval encodes:
- a CDS encoding NTF2-like N-terminal transpeptidase domain-containing protein has translation MSLRGARGAAAIVAVLAMVLAMTSCSSDDGTDASRAVQAFADAMSRQDTQGAADMTTSPSQAAQSLGVTFAGMHAKELSVETGRLVEYSDGSASFSLTTTWNWSGDHEFETKTSGSARRLSSGWKVQWDPGLLYTGLTADGRLQEVRTDAKPAPTVRADNGKPFMQMEPVNEITINPATTKDLDKTVRALAAAVAPVAPKVTVKSINKQLDAAPGQEIIAVTLRDSDMQMVDSDPSRIAGVNVNKTGMLVMSDRRLSTPLSAGITNYWNAIRDATAGWQVQLVAPGAPPQKLAGHQGGAAPDVKTTVDAAQQLALGAAVVEVAQPATMMTLDAKTGGILAMAQNDAAAKNKVDADIAYPVGSTLDPVFDAIEAAGKAKDKGTVDSALHSLGIGLEYTVPGMSLPQNRKPRIAAAAYRPKDFTASMMSMAALGVALERAADGQKSAVAPFVIHGAKTKVAGGDLGQLDPAVVNQIRDKMAVTAKSGDASDITGAPGLRALVGTNGPQGPGWFVGSQGGTVIVIYCEGDRSGTAALQVLQKYFRVK, from the coding sequence ATGAGTTTGCGGGGTGCACGAGGGGCCGCCGCGATCGTTGCCGTGCTCGCCATGGTGCTCGCGATGACATCCTGCTCCTCCGATGACGGAACCGACGCTTCACGCGCGGTACAGGCGTTCGCTGATGCGATGAGCAGGCAGGACACCCAGGGTGCCGCCGACATGACGACCTCGCCCAGTCAGGCGGCGCAGTCGCTCGGGGTGACGTTCGCCGGCATGCACGCCAAGGAGTTGTCCGTCGAGACCGGGCGCCTGGTGGAGTACAGCGACGGAAGCGCCTCCTTCAGCCTCACCACCACCTGGAATTGGTCCGGCGACCACGAGTTCGAGACCAAGACGTCGGGCTCGGCGCGGCGACTCTCGTCGGGATGGAAGGTCCAGTGGGATCCGGGTCTGCTGTACACCGGACTGACCGCCGACGGCCGCCTGCAGGAGGTGCGGACCGACGCCAAGCCCGCCCCCACCGTCCGCGCGGACAACGGCAAACCGTTCATGCAGATGGAACCGGTCAACGAGATCACCATCAATCCCGCCACCACCAAGGACCTCGACAAGACAGTCCGGGCCCTCGCTGCCGCCGTCGCCCCCGTGGCGCCCAAGGTGACGGTCAAGTCGATCAACAAGCAGTTGGACGCCGCGCCAGGTCAGGAGATCATCGCGGTCACGCTGCGTGACTCCGACATGCAGATGGTCGATTCGGACCCGTCGCGCATCGCGGGCGTCAACGTCAACAAGACCGGCATGCTCGTGATGAGCGACCGTCGCCTGTCGACCCCGTTGAGCGCGGGCATCACCAACTACTGGAACGCGATCCGCGATGCGACCGCCGGCTGGCAGGTGCAACTGGTGGCGCCCGGCGCACCGCCGCAGAAGCTGGCGGGACATCAGGGCGGTGCGGCCCCCGATGTGAAGACCACCGTCGATGCGGCCCAGCAGTTGGCGCTCGGGGCCGCCGTCGTCGAAGTGGCGCAGCCGGCCACCATGATGACTCTCGACGCCAAGACCGGCGGAATCCTGGCGATGGCGCAGAACGACGCCGCAGCCAAGAACAAGGTCGACGCCGACATCGCCTACCCGGTCGGCAGCACGCTGGACCCGGTCTTCGACGCCATCGAGGCGGCGGGGAAAGCCAAGGACAAGGGGACCGTCGACTCCGCCCTGCACTCCCTCGGCATCGGCCTGGAGTACACGGTTCCGGGCATGAGCCTCCCGCAGAACCGGAAGCCGCGCATCGCCGCCGCCGCGTACCGGCCGAAGGATTTCACCGCGTCGATGATGAGCATGGCCGCCCTCGGCGTGGCCCTGGAGCGGGCGGCCGACGGCCAGAAGAGTGCGGTCGCGCCCTTCGTGATCCACGGGGCCAAGACCAAGGTGGCCGGCGGCGATCTGGGGCAGCTCGACCCCGCCGTCGTGAATCAGATCCGCGACAAGATGGCTGTCACCGCGAAGTCCGGCGACGCCAGCGACATCACCGGGGCACCCGGACTGCGTGCCCTGGTCGGCACCAACGGCCCGCAGGGGCCCGGCTGGTTCGTCGGCTCGCAGGGCGGCACGGTGATCGTCATCTATTGCGAGGGTGATCGGTCGGGGACAGCGGCACTGCAGGTGCTGCAGAAGTACTTCCGCGTGAAGTAG
- a CDS encoding lysylphosphatidylglycerol synthase transmembrane domain-containing protein encodes MPDDDTDQGAEGAPGHRTASKPWRRWLRWALLVIVVGVLATEAVLIWPKLSQAWDQLRHLRWEWVLVSIIAAMLSMDSYGHVQRVLMRSAGVRVRQRESLAVILASNSVSQTMPGGQVLAPAFIYRESRRWGATPVVASWQLVMSGLLAGSGLALLGLGGALLAGAKTSPFSVIFTVSMFVVFVAVVQYMASHPQALEIIAARLLSWFNRFRDKPSDHGADKLHQIITQLQAVKLDRRNATEAFGWSLFNWIADVACLAAACYAVDAHPSIPGLMVAYAAGKAVGTAIPLLPAGIGVVDSVMFAALVQAGMTGADAVTAVLVYRIVSYVLVALVGWVIIAIRYRGRFKSGRSLDDEIADDTTQKQPAIDPGTAMPIRPKPEDPRPPTAGGGS; translated from the coding sequence ATGCCTGACGACGACACCGACCAGGGCGCCGAGGGGGCTCCGGGACACCGGACCGCCTCGAAACCCTGGCGTCGTTGGCTCCGATGGGCGCTGCTCGTCATCGTCGTCGGCGTCCTCGCGACCGAAGCCGTTCTGATCTGGCCCAAGCTGTCACAGGCCTGGGACCAGCTGCGACACCTCCGGTGGGAGTGGGTGCTGGTCTCGATCATCGCCGCGATGCTGTCCATGGACAGCTACGGGCATGTGCAGCGCGTCCTGATGCGGTCGGCGGGCGTCCGGGTGCGGCAGCGCGAATCGCTCGCGGTGATCCTGGCGTCGAACTCGGTCTCCCAGACCATGCCGGGCGGTCAGGTCCTGGCTCCCGCCTTCATCTATCGCGAAAGCCGCCGCTGGGGCGCGACGCCGGTCGTCGCGTCGTGGCAGCTGGTGATGTCCGGGCTGCTCGCCGGTTCCGGCCTGGCCCTCCTCGGACTCGGCGGCGCCCTCCTCGCCGGCGCCAAGACCAGCCCGTTCTCGGTGATCTTCACCGTCTCGATGTTCGTCGTCTTCGTCGCCGTGGTCCAGTACATGGCGAGCCACCCGCAGGCGTTGGAGATCATCGCCGCCCGCCTGCTCTCGTGGTTCAACCGGTTCCGCGACAAGCCGTCCGACCACGGCGCCGACAAACTGCACCAGATCATCACCCAGCTGCAGGCGGTGAAACTCGACCGCCGCAACGCCACCGAGGCCTTCGGCTGGAGCCTGTTCAACTGGATCGCCGACGTCGCCTGTCTGGCAGCCGCCTGTTACGCGGTCGACGCGCACCCGTCCATCCCCGGGCTGATGGTCGCGTACGCGGCGGGCAAGGCGGTCGGAACCGCGATCCCGCTGTTGCCCGCGGGCATCGGCGTCGTCGACAGCGTCATGTTCGCAGCCCTGGTGCAGGCCGGCATGACCGGCGCGGACGCGGTCACCGCCGTCCTCGTCTACCGCATCGTGAGCTACGTGCTCGTCGCCCTGGTCGGCTGGGTCATCATCGCCATCCGCTACCGCGGCCGGTTCAAGTCGGGCCGGAGCCTCGACGACGAGATCGCCGACGACACCACGCAGAAGCAGCCGGCGATCGATCCCGGCACTGCGATGCCCATCCGCCCCAAGCCGGAAGACCCCCGTCCTCCGACCGCCGGAGGCGGCTCGTAG
- a CDS encoding DMT family transporter has product MKLSFPLGASTAFFYALGYPVGALAVQGATPGTVLVSRFIASVAILLVIVRVRRLEWPRGVQAWHAVVVGFLSQGLQFVGCYQAMYVGVSPVLVALVIAMNPVVTAAAASLMLRERLSLRRMVAVVLALVAVCAAFAGRVIEVGHVDAAVGWVVMAVVGLAVGGVYQQRFLTQGHPIAVNTIGVAVALVPSVAFAAATPQHVTDPTKAFWAVAILVVANSVIAASLYLAAIKQAGAAAVSLLFGVIPSIAALLTWSLMGERPDVGVVIGLLVGAVACFIGNDARTSPRGRESAVRVDVGRDGAEPVDDVARPDPVRVSGSDDAVGEVGLCADRPGLQ; this is encoded by the coding sequence GTGAAACTGTCATTCCCGCTCGGTGCCTCGACCGCCTTCTTCTACGCTCTCGGCTACCCGGTGGGTGCGCTCGCCGTCCAGGGCGCGACTCCCGGCACCGTGCTGGTGAGCCGGTTCATCGCGTCGGTGGCGATCCTGCTGGTGATCGTGCGGGTCCGACGACTCGAGTGGCCGCGCGGTGTGCAGGCGTGGCATGCGGTCGTCGTGGGCTTCCTGTCGCAGGGCTTGCAGTTCGTCGGCTGCTACCAGGCGATGTACGTCGGCGTCTCGCCGGTCCTCGTGGCCCTGGTGATCGCGATGAACCCGGTGGTCACGGCCGCGGCGGCGTCGTTGATGCTGCGCGAACGGCTGTCGCTGCGGCGTATGGTCGCCGTCGTCCTGGCGCTCGTCGCGGTGTGCGCGGCGTTCGCCGGCCGGGTGATCGAGGTCGGGCACGTCGACGCCGCCGTCGGCTGGGTTGTGATGGCAGTGGTCGGTCTCGCCGTCGGCGGCGTCTACCAGCAGCGGTTCCTGACCCAGGGGCATCCGATCGCGGTCAACACCATCGGCGTCGCGGTGGCGCTGGTGCCGTCGGTGGCCTTCGCCGCCGCCACGCCGCAGCACGTCACCGATCCGACCAAGGCCTTCTGGGCCGTCGCGATCCTGGTGGTCGCGAACTCGGTGATCGCCGCAAGTCTCTACCTGGCCGCGATCAAACAGGCGGGCGCCGCCGCGGTGTCGCTGCTGTTCGGCGTCATCCCGTCGATCGCCGCCCTGCTGACCTGGTCTCTGATGGGCGAACGGCCCGACGTCGGTGTCGTGATCGGGCTGCTCGTCGGAGCGGTGGCCTGCTTCATCGGAAACGATGCGCGGACGTCACCACGCGGCCGCGAATCGGCGGTCCGGGTCGACGTCGGCCGCGATGGAGCGGAGCCGGTCGACGACGTCGCGCGGCCAGATCCGGTGCGGGTCTCCGGGAGCGACGACGCGGTCGGGGAAGTTGGCCTGTGCGCCGATCGACCAGGGCTGCAGTGA
- a CDS encoding pirin family protein codes for MSKYITRSGDRARTTTDWLDSAHSFSFGDHYDPANTHHGVLLVQNEDIVVPGQGFDTHPHAETEIVTWVLSGSLVHQDSEGHSGVIYPGLAQRMSAGRGIRHSERNDDAESPDEPVHFVQMWLMPDEHGIEPGYEQLDIAGELQPGRLVTVASGSPDHDSAIRIANRSATLSAARLSADQRVTVPTARFTHLFVTRGEVEVDGDRLAASDAVRAEGFGGSTIRATTDAEVLIWSMDARLGE; via the coding sequence ATGAGCAAGTACATCACTCGTTCGGGTGACCGCGCACGGACCACGACCGACTGGCTCGATTCTGCGCATTCGTTCTCTTTCGGCGATCACTACGATCCCGCGAACACCCATCACGGGGTGCTGCTGGTCCAGAACGAGGACATCGTCGTCCCCGGTCAGGGCTTCGACACCCACCCGCACGCCGAGACCGAGATCGTCACGTGGGTGCTGTCCGGGTCGCTGGTCCACCAGGACTCCGAGGGACACTCCGGCGTCATCTACCCCGGACTCGCACAGCGGATGAGTGCCGGCCGCGGGATCCGCCACTCGGAGCGGAACGACGACGCCGAGTCACCGGACGAGCCTGTGCATTTCGTCCAGATGTGGCTGATGCCCGACGAGCACGGCATCGAACCCGGCTACGAGCAGCTCGACATCGCCGGCGAGCTACAGCCCGGGCGGCTCGTCACCGTCGCCTCGGGTTCCCCCGATCACGATTCGGCGATCCGCATCGCGAACCGCAGTGCCACCCTGTCCGCGGCCCGACTGAGCGCCGACCAGCGGGTGACCGTGCCGACCGCCCGCTTCACCCATCTGTTCGTCACGCGCGGTGAGGTGGAGGTGGACGGCGACCGCCTGGCCGCCTCCGACGCCGTCCGGGCCGAAGGCTTCGGCGGCTCGACGATCCGCGCAACCACCGACGCCGAGGTCCTGATCTGGTCGATGGACGCCCGCCTCGGCGAGTGA
- a CDS encoding LysR family transcriptional regulator produces the protein MTRTFDITPLRSLAAVASTGGVHRAAESLLITQSAVSQHLRKLEREAGVPLVSRNGRRIAFTAEGEELLSHARAILSAHDAAVARFDNRSDGAVVIGAAQNSAAVVLPIVMSRLRERFPDREVRFHLDRNATVRSMLDDAQVDVAVTSRVAPELTARTDGFRLRWLWSSTAEQPPADASVPIVSFSPPCTLRQPSFDAFSAIGRRWHLAAEVNDLATGLEAVRVGVGTMLVPVLDRLPDGTVALSCAPEPPAIQLGVAYTDVTRTDVSETVTQVLAEHIGVDRVELLHNAAFPRPA, from the coding sequence ATGACGCGCACGTTCGACATCACCCCGCTGCGCTCGCTCGCCGCGGTCGCGAGCACCGGCGGCGTGCATCGTGCCGCCGAGTCCCTGCTCATCACCCAGTCGGCGGTGAGCCAACATCTCCGGAAGCTGGAGCGGGAGGCCGGAGTTCCGCTCGTCAGCCGCAACGGCCGACGCATCGCCTTCACCGCCGAGGGCGAGGAACTCCTCTCGCATGCTCGGGCGATCCTGTCCGCACACGACGCCGCCGTCGCCCGCTTCGACAACCGCTCCGACGGCGCGGTGGTGATCGGCGCGGCCCAGAACAGCGCGGCGGTGGTGCTGCCGATCGTGATGAGCCGGCTGCGAGAGCGCTTCCCCGATCGAGAGGTCCGCTTCCACCTGGACCGGAACGCGACGGTCCGATCCATGCTCGACGACGCGCAGGTCGACGTCGCCGTCACCTCCCGGGTCGCGCCCGAGCTGACGGCGCGCACCGACGGCTTCCGCCTGCGGTGGCTGTGGTCGTCGACCGCCGAGCAGCCGCCCGCCGACGCCTCGGTCCCCATCGTCTCGTTCTCCCCTCCGTGCACCCTACGCCAGCCCAGTTTCGACGCGTTCAGCGCCATCGGTCGCCGCTGGCACCTCGCCGCCGAGGTCAACGACCTCGCCACCGGACTCGAAGCCGTCCGGGTCGGCGTGGGCACCATGCTGGTGCCCGTGCTCGACCGGCTGCCCGACGGGACCGTCGCACTGTCGTGCGCGCCGGAGCCGCCGGCGATCCAGCTCGGCGTCGCCTACACCGACGTCACTCGCACGGATGTCAGCGAGACCGTCACGCAGGTCCTCGCCGAGCACATCGGCGTCGACCGCGTCGAGCTCCTCCACAACGCCGCGTTCCCGCGCCCCGCGTAA
- a CDS encoding MMPL family transporter: MASQRFVRIALPAAIVVLWVVIGGFTGSLSGKLSTVTINDASAFLPQSAESTRVAEQLPEFTDTDYFPAIVVAEKSTPMSPADRAFVADAVAPLAGTAGFGKQFSPPIPSADGEAVQLFVPVSTDAKPKDQLAKLTAVLANPPPGVSVAITGPAAQAADLSNAFAGIDGILLLVAGAVVLLILIVVYRSPILPFVVLLSAIFALALASGVVYGLAKAGTLELSGQSQGILFILVFGAATDYALLLVARYRELLAEEPDARSALWTAWRATLPPIAASAATVILGVLCLLLSDLNSNRSLGPIAALGIAASFLASITFLPAMLALIGRAAFWPRVPHGETGSGHRIWQRVAVFVSHSPRKVWAGTLVVLALGAAFAPAFRADGVSTDDFFLGEAASVSGSQMHARHFDAGSGTPTWVLVNQDSSTAVAEKVRAVDGVAAAEILTGDLGPVTHEGRQAVQVTLSDDPNSLTAQDTIVDIRDAVHAVPNADALVGGGTAVDLDTRISARHDRNLIIPIVLLVVLAVLIVLLRSLLAPLMLLATTVLSFGTALGVAALLFNGPFGFPGADPVVPLFAFVFLVALGIDYNIFLMTRAREEAQRHGTREGMLRALTSTGGVISAAGLVLAATFSALAVIPLMFLAQVAFLVAFGVLVDTLIVRSLLVPALTLDIGPRIWWPGRPDPGLPSATAETPATRPRA, translated from the coding sequence ATGGCATCCCAGCGGTTCGTCCGCATAGCCTTGCCCGCCGCAATCGTCGTTCTCTGGGTCGTGATCGGCGGATTCACCGGCTCTCTGTCGGGCAAGCTGTCGACCGTCACGATCAACGACGCGAGCGCGTTCCTGCCGCAGTCCGCGGAGTCGACGCGGGTCGCCGAGCAGCTGCCCGAGTTCACCGACACCGACTACTTCCCGGCGATCGTCGTCGCCGAGAAGAGCACGCCGATGTCGCCCGCGGATCGCGCCTTCGTGGCCGACGCCGTCGCTCCGCTGGCGGGGACGGCAGGTTTCGGGAAGCAGTTCTCACCCCCGATCCCGTCAGCCGACGGTGAGGCCGTCCAGTTGTTCGTGCCCGTCTCGACGGATGCGAAGCCGAAGGATCAGCTCGCGAAACTGACCGCCGTCCTGGCGAATCCGCCGCCCGGGGTCAGTGTCGCGATCACCGGACCGGCCGCCCAGGCCGCCGACCTCTCCAACGCCTTCGCAGGCATCGACGGCATCCTGCTGCTGGTGGCCGGCGCGGTGGTCCTGCTGATCCTGATCGTCGTGTACCGCTCCCCGATCCTGCCGTTCGTGGTGCTCCTGTCCGCGATCTTCGCGCTCGCCCTCGCATCGGGCGTGGTCTATGGACTCGCGAAGGCCGGCACGCTGGAGTTGAGCGGTCAAAGCCAGGGCATTCTCTTCATCCTGGTGTTCGGCGCGGCCACCGACTACGCATTGCTGCTGGTGGCGCGCTACCGGGAACTCCTGGCCGAGGAACCCGACGCCCGCAGCGCCCTGTGGACCGCCTGGCGCGCCACGCTCCCGCCGATCGCCGCGTCCGCCGCAACGGTGATCCTCGGCGTCCTGTGCCTGCTGCTGTCGGATCTGAACTCCAATCGGAGTCTCGGCCCCATCGCCGCGCTCGGCATCGCCGCGTCGTTCCTCGCGTCCATCACCTTCCTCCCCGCGATGCTCGCGCTGATCGGTCGTGCAGCGTTCTGGCCGCGGGTCCCGCACGGTGAGACCGGTTCGGGTCACCGCATCTGGCAGCGCGTCGCGGTCTTCGTCTCGCACTCGCCACGCAAGGTCTGGGCGGGGACTCTGGTGGTCCTGGCCCTCGGTGCGGCCTTCGCGCCCGCGTTCCGCGCCGACGGCGTCTCCACCGACGACTTCTTCCTGGGTGAGGCGGCCTCCGTCTCGGGATCACAGATGCACGCGCGGCACTTCGACGCCGGCTCCGGGACCCCGACCTGGGTGCTTGTGAACCAGGACTCGTCGACCGCCGTCGCGGAGAAGGTCCGCGCGGTGGACGGCGTCGCCGCCGCCGAGATCCTCACCGGCGACCTCGGCCCAGTGACGCACGAGGGCCGCCAGGCCGTGCAGGTGACGCTGTCCGACGATCCGAACTCGCTGACCGCGCAGGACACCATCGTCGACATCCGCGACGCCGTCCATGCCGTCCCGAACGCCGACGCTCTGGTCGGCGGCGGCACGGCCGTCGACCTCGACACCCGGATCAGCGCCCGGCACGACCGCAACCTGATCATCCCGATCGTGCTGCTGGTGGTCCTGGCCGTGCTGATCGTCCTGCTCCGCAGCCTCCTCGCGCCGCTGATGCTGTTGGCGACGACGGTGCTGTCGTTCGGGACCGCGCTCGGCGTGGCCGCCCTGCTGTTCAACGGTCCGTTCGGCTTCCCGGGCGCGGACCCGGTGGTGCCGCTGTTCGCGTTCGTCTTCCTGGTCGCACTGGGCATCGACTACAACATCTTCCTGATGACCAGAGCTCGCGAGGAGGCGCAGCGGCACGGCACCCGCGAGGGCATGCTCCGCGCCCTCACCAGTACCGGCGGCGTGATCAGCGCCGCGGGCCTGGTCCTCGCCGCCACGTTCAGCGCACTCGCGGTGATCCCGCTGATGTTTCTTGCGCAGGTCGCCTTCCTCGTCGCCTTCGGCGTCCTGGTCGACACCTTGATCGTGCGGTCGCTGCTGGTCCCCGCGCTGACGCTCGACATCGGGCCGCGGATCTGGTGGCCCGGCAGGCCGGATCCCGGACTCCCCTCGGCGACGGCGGAGACACCCGCTACTCGGCCCCGCGCCTGA
- a CDS encoding DUF3054 domain-containing protein: MTVPPLSRRVVWPTAFDVLAIVVFIAIGRRSHDESGSVTGFLHSLWPFLVGAAVGWVIAAAATRDRPSFAPASLWPAGVIVWVSTVVVGMLLRVASGQGTALTFCIVASVATAVLLLGWRGVARLVSRTTT; the protein is encoded by the coding sequence ATGACCGTTCCTCCGCTCTCCCGCCGCGTCGTCTGGCCCACCGCCTTCGATGTGCTCGCGATCGTCGTCTTCATCGCGATCGGTCGCCGCAGCCACGACGAGTCGGGTTCCGTCACCGGGTTCCTGCACAGCCTGTGGCCGTTCCTCGTCGGTGCCGCCGTCGGCTGGGTGATCGCCGCCGCGGCGACGAGAGACCGCCCTTCGTTCGCTCCGGCCTCCCTGTGGCCCGCAGGCGTGATCGTGTGGGTGTCGACCGTCGTGGTCGGCATGCTGCTGCGCGTCGCCTCCGGCCAGGGCACTGCGCTGACCTTCTGCATCGTCGCCTCGGTCGCGACGGCCGTTCTGCTGCTCGGTTGGCGCGGCGTCGCGCGGCTGGTGAGCCGCACGACGACGTGA
- a CDS encoding M13 family metallopeptidase: MEGVTIEQTSGLDLQWVDASIRAADDLFLHVNGKWVDSHQIPDDRSIDGAFHVLRDNAEADVRAIVEECADGSPAETPPVASLAPEAGTAAAKIGDLYASFMDVDRIESLGIEPIADQLREIAAVADTTELVALLGRMQRDGVGGLFGVYVDTDSRQSDRYLVHVVQSGLGLPDESYYREENHAAVRDAYRAHIAAMLTLTGADDAQAQADAIFALETAIASHHWDVVRRRDAEATYNLRTLAEFTDLAAGYDVAAWLGGIGSAAAFAEVNLGQPSFIEGAAALLAAQPLDAWKSWLSWRLLRTVASYLPAAFVDENFAFYGKTLTGAEVIRDRWKRGVGFVEQAAGFAVGEVYVQRHFPPEAKARMDELIGNLVEAYRRNIDDLPWMTPATRAKALAKLDKFTPKIGYPATWIDYSTLEVDRTDLIGNARRAAAFDTARDLAKIGQPVDRDEWFMTPQTVNAYYNPGMNEIVFPAAILQPPFFDPNADDAANYGGIGAVIGHEIGHGFDDQGAKYDGDGNLVDWWTDDDRAEFGKRTAALAAQYSAFTPNGLDEKYKVNGEFTLGENIGDLGGLSIALVAYDVALEKSDARESGAGESGAGAPVIDGLTGIQRVFFNWAQIWRTKTRDEEAIRRLSIDPHSPPEFRCNGVVRNVDAFYDAFDVAPGDALYLPPEERVRIW, encoded by the coding sequence ATGGAGGGCGTGACTATCGAGCAGACCTCGGGTCTCGACCTGCAGTGGGTCGACGCCTCCATCCGCGCCGCAGACGATCTCTTCCTCCACGTCAACGGGAAGTGGGTGGACAGCCACCAGATCCCCGACGACCGCAGCATCGACGGCGCCTTCCACGTCCTGCGCGACAACGCCGAAGCCGATGTCCGCGCGATCGTCGAGGAGTGCGCCGACGGGTCGCCGGCTGAGACACCCCCCGTCGCTTCGCTCGCCCCCGAGGCCGGCACCGCCGCCGCCAAGATCGGCGATCTGTACGCGTCGTTCATGGACGTCGACCGCATCGAATCGCTCGGTATCGAGCCGATCGCCGACCAGCTGCGCGAGATCGCCGCCGTCGCCGACACCACCGAGCTGGTCGCGCTGCTCGGCCGGATGCAGCGCGACGGCGTCGGCGGACTTTTCGGCGTCTACGTCGACACCGACTCTCGCCAGTCCGACCGCTACCTCGTGCACGTGGTGCAGAGCGGTCTGGGTCTGCCCGACGAGTCGTACTACCGCGAGGAGAACCACGCGGCCGTCCGCGACGCCTACCGTGCGCACATCGCCGCGATGCTCACGCTGACCGGCGCCGACGACGCCCAGGCGCAGGCCGACGCGATCTTCGCGCTCGAGACGGCCATCGCCTCCCACCACTGGGACGTGGTCCGCCGCCGCGACGCGGAGGCCACCTACAACCTGCGTACGCTCGCCGAGTTCACTGATCTCGCCGCCGGTTACGACGTCGCCGCCTGGCTGGGCGGGATCGGATCGGCCGCGGCGTTCGCCGAGGTGAACCTCGGGCAGCCGTCGTTCATCGAAGGTGCCGCCGCGCTCCTGGCGGCGCAACCGCTGGACGCATGGAAGAGCTGGCTGTCGTGGCGGCTGCTGCGCACTGTCGCGTCGTACCTGCCCGCCGCGTTCGTCGACGAGAACTTCGCCTTCTACGGCAAGACACTGACCGGCGCCGAGGTGATCCGCGACCGCTGGAAGCGCGGCGTCGGCTTCGTCGAGCAGGCGGCGGGCTTCGCCGTCGGCGAGGTGTACGTGCAAAGGCACTTCCCGCCCGAGGCCAAGGCCCGGATGGACGAGCTGATCGGCAACCTCGTGGAGGCGTACCGCCGCAACATCGACGACCTGCCGTGGATGACGCCCGCGACGCGCGCCAAGGCACTCGCCAAGCTCGACAAGTTCACCCCGAAGATCGGCTACCCGGCCACCTGGATCGACTACTCGACCCTCGAGGTGGACCGCACCGACCTGATCGGCAACGCCCGGCGCGCCGCCGCCTTCGACACCGCCCGCGACCTCGCCAAGATCGGGCAACCCGTCGACCGCGACGAGTGGTTCATGACCCCGCAGACCGTCAACGCCTACTACAACCCGGGCATGAACGAGATCGTCTTCCCTGCGGCGATCCTGCAGCCGCCGTTCTTCGACCCGAACGCCGACGACGCCGCCAACTACGGCGGTATCGGTGCGGTGATCGGCCACGAGATCGGACACGGCTTCGACGACCAGGGCGCCAAGTACGACGGCGACGGCAACCTCGTCGACTGGTGGACCGACGACGACCGCGCCGAGTTCGGCAAGCGCACCGCCGCGCTCGCCGCCCAGTACTCGGCGTTCACCCCCAACGGACTCGACGAGAAGTACAAGGTCAACGGCGAGTTCACGCTGGGCGAGAACATCGGTGATCTCGGCGGCCTGTCGATCGCCCTCGTCGCCTACGACGTCGCCCTGGAGAAGTCGGACGCACGGGAGTCGGGAGCAGGGGAGTCGGGAGCAGGGGCCCCGGTGATCGACGGCCTGACCGGCATCCAGCGCGTCTTCTTCAACTGGGCGCAGATCTGGCGGACCAAGACCCGCGACGAGGAGGCCATCCGCCGCCTGTCGATCGATCCGCACTCGCCGCCCGAGTTCCGCTGCAACGGCGTGGTCCGGAACGTCGACGCGTTCTACGACGCCTTCGACGTGGCCCCCGGCGACGCCCTGTACCTGCCGCCGGAGGAGCGCGTCCGCATCTGGTGA
- a CDS encoding PadR family transcriptional regulator: protein MQFGLARAGRPRRDHANQVVPDEELLGEGGGDVPERPGLRPVLGLLGISGWERPWTTYEIAKQARRSVRWVWPRAERLMYDIPKKLVEQGYAVATPASTGNRRSMQYSITDAGRRALREWLDTEGAGRRFDVEQLIRVFYAEQGDVEQLRRNIERIGEQAAASRRDLGQVAGDAEETAMPGRAAVNALSIKLVADLTETIENWAAWARTEVGGWDATDTEWPEADAIFAEVVRRGAE from the coding sequence ATGCAGTTCGGACTCGCGCGGGCCGGGCGTCCACGGCGGGACCACGCGAACCAGGTGGTCCCGGATGAGGAACTTCTCGGCGAGGGCGGCGGGGATGTTCCGGAACGGCCCGGTCTGCGTCCGGTGCTCGGACTGTTGGGCATCAGTGGGTGGGAACGACCATGGACCACGTACGAGATCGCGAAGCAGGCGAGGCGGTCGGTGCGGTGGGTGTGGCCGCGCGCTGAGCGGCTGATGTACGACATTCCGAAGAAGCTGGTGGAGCAGGGCTACGCCGTCGCCACGCCCGCGAGCACGGGCAACCGGCGCAGCATGCAGTATTCGATCACCGACGCAGGCCGGCGCGCGCTGCGCGAGTGGCTCGACACCGAAGGGGCGGGTCGGCGCTTCGACGTCGAACAGTTGATCAGGGTCTTCTACGCGGAGCAGGGCGACGTGGAGCAGTTGCGGCGGAACATCGAGCGCATCGGCGAGCAGGCGGCGGCGTCGCGCCGGGATCTCGGCCAGGTGGCGGGCGACGCGGAGGAGACGGCGATGCCCGGACGCGCTGCGGTCAACGCACTCAGCATCAAGCTCGTCGCCGACCTCACCGAGACGATCGAGAATTGGGCGGCCTGGGCGCGCACCGAGGTCGGCGGCTGGGACGCGACCGACACCGAGTGGCCGGAGGCGGACGCGATCTTCGCCGAGGTCGTCAGGCGCGGGGCCGAGTAG